Proteins encoded within one genomic window of Caldilineales bacterium:
- a CDS encoding GNAT family N-acetyltransferase, with protein MTAQIRPAGADDAPAICAVIDAAYAAQVQKLYGNSRRGRWTAYAPARVQTSLDREAAGVRVGEWQGDVAGVCMSRSCGSLGWFHSLAVHPQHQRRGIGQALVADAQAYLSERGVRSIGLMTWPDAIDNIAFYLRLGFQPAGLSTFAYRQTIGPVIDGRAPLQARMLASLAGDEFDLALAAAARLSETALSGLNFSAWLRWLVGRKAGDVLLVWRHEQLVALALAQPQTDWLDGRLLLISAEATAAETAWTVEYIRRWALNHRFGSFSFPVDLMSAGVVRFCRDYGLQPYGDSMLNFASGAWPPAGIFCLRFSG; from the coding sequence ATGACAGCCCAGATTCGACCGGCCGGCGCCGACGATGCCCCCGCCATCTGCGCCGTGATCGACGCCGCCTATGCCGCCCAGGTGCAAAAGCTGTACGGCAACAGCCGGCGCGGGCGCTGGACGGCCTACGCCCCCGCCAGGGTGCAGACCTCGCTCGACCGCGAGGCCGCCGGTGTGCGCGTGGGCGAATGGCAGGGCGACGTGGCGGGCGTTTGCATGAGCCGCAGCTGTGGCAGCCTGGGCTGGTTTCACAGCCTGGCTGTGCACCCCCAGCACCAGCGGCGCGGGATCGGGCAGGCGCTGGTGGCCGATGCCCAGGCCTATCTGAGCGAGCGCGGCGTGCGCAGCATCGGGCTGATGACCTGGCCCGACGCCATCGACAACATCGCCTTCTACTTGCGGCTGGGCTTCCAACCTGCCGGACTCTCGACCTTCGCCTACCGGCAGACGATCGGCCCGGTGATCGACGGCCGGGCGCCGCTCCAGGCCAGGATGCTGGCATCACTGGCCGGCGATGAGTTCGACCTGGCTCTCGCTGCCGCCGCCCGGTTGAGCGAGACCGCCCTCAGCGGACTGAACTTCTCGGCCTGGCTGCGCTGGCTGGTCGGACGCAAGGCCGGCGATGTCCTGCTCGTCTGGCGCCACGAACAGCTTGTTGCCCTGGCCCTGGCGCAGCCCCAGACCGACTGGCTGGATGGCCGATTGCTCTTGATCTCAGCCGAAGCGACGGCGGCTGAAACTGCCTGGACGGTGGAATACATCCGGCGCTGGGCCTTGAATCACCGCTTCGGCAGCTTCAGCTTTCCGGTCGATCTGATGTCCGCCGGCGTCGTTCGCTTCTGCCGAGACTACGGGTTGCAACCCTACGGCGATAGCATGCTCAATTTCGCGTCGGGGGCGTGGCCGCCGGCCGGTATTTTTTGTTTGCGGTTTAGCGGGTGA
- the hisE gene encoding phosphoribosyl-ATP diphosphatase — protein MTSAILDHLWATIQARKTAMPEGSYTAFLFQKGENEILKKLGEEAIEVIIAAKDEGDERVIYESADVIYHLMVLLAARGLGWGQIEAELARRFAG, from the coding sequence ATGACCTCCGCCATCCTCGACCACCTCTGGGCCACCATCCAGGCCCGCAAAACCGCCATGCCGGAGGGCAGCTACACGGCCTTCCTCTTCCAAAAGGGCGAGAACGAAATCCTGAAGAAGCTGGGCGAAGAAGCCATCGAGGTGATCATCGCCGCCAAAGATGAGGGGGATGAGCGGGTGATCTACGAATCAGCCGACGTGATCTACCACCTGATGGTGCTGCTGGCGGCGCGCGGGCTGGGCTGGGGGCAGATCGAGGCCGAGCTGGCGCGACGCTTCGCGGGATGA
- a CDS encoding LysM peptidoglycan-binding domain-containing protein: protein MNASLHTHWRRLGAVILAVALVLTVSAAATPRPAAGASEHFGANPTCDTYKVRRGDTLKKVAARFGLTPADLAAANKLRPGARLPVGRRLCIPKAWPAPATAIEVFSPVAGGMYHSPIEIIGNSLTFEGVVNLRLSLTDGTVLAERTAQGGGTEHRFFHSYVRFEILEQDPQPHDATLEVFEISAKDGSEINKVTIPITVAPGQRSIDVLQPAVGAKVCNPIPVAGYSFTFEANVNLAAQSREGATLLEDNAMGGGIDYQDWSAELGPVPPTQRAVLVSVHDHSAKDGQAIDETRIPVTLLAAGSNACP from the coding sequence ATGAATGCTTCCCTTCACACCCATTGGCGACGGCTGGGCGCCGTCATCCTGGCTGTGGCGCTTGTACTGACCGTGTCGGCGGCGGCAACCCCGCGGCCGGCGGCAGGCGCCTCCGAACACTTCGGCGCAAACCCGACCTGCGACACCTACAAGGTACGGCGCGGAGACACACTCAAGAAGGTCGCTGCCCGCTTTGGTCTGACACCTGCGGATTTGGCTGCGGCCAACAAGCTCCGCCCAGGCGCCCGCTTGCCCGTCGGCCGGCGGTTGTGCATCCCCAAAGCCTGGCCCGCCCCGGCAACCGCCATCGAAGTGTTCTCGCCCGTGGCCGGGGGGATGTACCACAGCCCGATCGAGATCATCGGCAACTCGCTGACCTTCGAAGGCGTGGTCAACCTCCGCCTGAGCCTGACGGATGGCACGGTGCTGGCCGAGCGCACCGCCCAGGGCGGCGGCACAGAACACCGCTTCTTCCATAGTTACGTTCGCTTCGAGATCCTGGAACAAGACCCGCAGCCGCACGATGCCACCCTGGAAGTGTTCGAGATCAGCGCCAAAGACGGTTCGGAGATCAACAAGGTGACGATCCCGATCACCGTCGCCCCCGGCCAGCGGTCGATCGACGTCCTGCAGCCGGCGGTGGGGGCGAAGGTCTGCAATCCCATCCCGGTGGCGGGCTATTCCTTCACCTTCGAAGCCAACGTCAATCTGGCAGCCCAAAGCCGCGAGGGTGCGACGCTGCTCGAGGACAACGCCATGGGCGGCGGGATCGATTACCAGGACTGGAGCGCCGAGCTTGGGCCGGTCCCCCCAACGCAGCGCGCCGTTCTCGTCAGCGTCCACGACCACAGCGCCAAAGATGGGCAGGCCATCGACGAGACCCGCATCCCCGTCACGCTCCTGGCCGCCGGCAGC
- the hisA gene encoding 1-(5-phosphoribosyl)-5-[(5-phosphoribosylamino)methylideneamino]imidazole-4-carboxamide isomerase, with product MLLFPAIDLRHGRCVRLRQGDPAAETVFGDDPAAIARHWAALGAEWLHVVNLDGAFGDRNSDGTDLPVNLQRLTEIRAAVGLPIQFGGGLRRLEDVDLALELGATRVVLGTAAVRDPDLVRLALRQFGAEQIVVGIDARDGLVATHGWTETSSLPAVTLAHSLAKMGLKRIVYTDISRDGMLAGVNLAATVELAHSSGLGVIASGGVSGLADIAALAEHAADGIEGVIIGQALYTGALDLSAALAVAVRAAEARA from the coding sequence ATGCTCCTCTTCCCCGCCATCGATCTCCGCCACGGTCGCTGCGTCCGCCTGCGCCAGGGCGATCCTGCCGCCGAAACCGTCTTCGGCGACGACCCTGCCGCCATCGCCCGGCATTGGGCCGCATTGGGCGCCGAATGGCTGCACGTCGTCAACCTCGATGGCGCTTTTGGCGACCGCAACTCGGACGGAACTGACCTGCCGGTGAACCTGCAACGGCTGACCGAGATCCGCGCCGCGGTGGGGCTGCCGATCCAATTCGGGGGGGGCCTTCGCAGGCTGGAAGATGTCGATCTCGCGCTGGAGTTGGGCGCCACACGCGTCGTCCTGGGCACGGCCGCCGTGCGCGACCCCGACCTGGTGCGCCTGGCCCTGCGTCAGTTCGGGGCCGAGCAGATCGTGGTCGGGATCGACGCCCGTGATGGCCTGGTGGCCACGCATGGCTGGACAGAGACAAGCAGCCTGCCCGCCGTCACGCTTGCCCACTCTCTGGCCAAGATGGGGTTGAAGCGGATTGTCTACACCGACATCAGTCGGGATGGGATGCTGGCCGGGGTCAACCTGGCGGCCACCGTCGAACTGGCTCACAGCAGCGGTCTGGGTGTGATCGCTTCGGGCGGGGTCAGCGGACTGGCCGATATCGCGGCGCTGGCTGAACATGCAGCTGACGGCATCGAGGGCGTCATCATCGGCCAGGCGCTATACACTGGCGCCCTCGACCTAAGCGCCGCCCTGGCCGTGGCCGTACGGGCGGCCGAGGCGAGGGCATGA
- the hisF gene encoding imidazole glycerol phosphate synthase subunit HisF yields the protein MLAKRIVPCLDVKNGRVVKGINFLQLRDAGDPVEQARIYDAEGADELVFLDITATHEGRDIMLDVVRAVADSVFIPFTVGGGLRTVDDMRAMLQAGADKVSINSAAVAQPDLIGAGAEQFGSQCIVVAIDARRRGAGGWEVYTHGGRRPTGIDAIAWAQEAAARGAGEILLTSMDRDGTASGYDIPLLAAVTQAVSVPVIASGGAGAPEHFLDALTIGGADAALAATLFHYKQLTVPDLKRFLSERGLPIRPVEAHHA from the coding sequence ATGTTAGCGAAGCGTATCGTGCCCTGCCTGGATGTAAAGAACGGTCGCGTGGTCAAGGGCATCAACTTCCTGCAATTGCGCGATGCCGGCGACCCGGTGGAACAGGCGCGCATCTACGATGCCGAAGGCGCGGACGAGCTGGTGTTCCTGGACATCACCGCCACGCACGAAGGCCGCGACATCATGCTGGATGTGGTGCGCGCCGTGGCCGATTCGGTCTTCATCCCCTTCACCGTGGGCGGCGGCTTGCGCACGGTGGATGACATGCGCGCCATGCTCCAGGCTGGAGCCGACAAGGTGTCGATCAACTCCGCTGCCGTTGCTCAGCCCGACCTCATCGGCGCCGGCGCCGAGCAGTTCGGCAGCCAGTGCATCGTCGTCGCCATCGACGCCCGCCGCCGGGGCGCGGGAGGATGGGAGGTCTACACGCACGGTGGGCGCCGACCTACCGGCATCGACGCCATCGCCTGGGCGCAGGAAGCGGCGGCGCGAGGGGCAGGCGAGATCTTGCTGACGAGCATGGATCGCGACGGCACAGCCTCGGGCTACGACATCCCCTTGTTGGCGGCGGTGACGCAGGCCGTCTCTGTGCCCGTCATCGCCAGCGGCGGCGCTGGCGCGCCTGAGCACTTCCTGGATGCCCTCACCATCGGCGGGGCCGACGCCGCCCTGGCCGCCACCTTGTTTCACTACAAACAGCTTACCGTGCCTGATCTCAAACGCTTTCTGAGCGAACGCGGCCTGCCCATTCGCCCGGTAGAGGCCCACCATGCTTGA
- the hisI gene encoding phosphoribosyl-AMP cyclohydrolase, whose protein sequence is MLDFDLLRFDERGLVPAIVQDADTGQVLMLAYMNRLALERTLASGQTHFWSRSRNELWHKGATSGNTQQVTEIALDCDGDALLLRVHPAGPACHTGAVTCFYRTWSQP, encoded by the coding sequence ATGCTTGACTTCGACCTCCTCCGCTTCGACGAACGCGGCCTCGTCCCCGCCATCGTCCAGGACGCCGACACCGGCCAGGTGCTGATGCTGGCCTATATGAACCGGCTGGCGCTGGAACGCACCCTTGCCAGCGGCCAAACGCACTTCTGGAGCCGCAGCCGCAACGAACTCTGGCACAAGGGCGCCACCAGTGGCAACACCCAGCAGGTGACGGAGATCGCCCTCGATTGCGATGGCGACGCCCTCTTGCTGCGCGTCCATCCCGCCGGCCCCGCCTGCCACACCGGCGCCGTCACTTGTTTCTACCGCACCTGGAGCCAACCATGA